The Butyrivibrio sp. AE3004 genome contains a region encoding:
- a CDS encoding MarR family winged helix-turn-helix transcriptional regulator, which produces MESNINMELMKKMMIFTRKSHGHRPPEPPFGDHGHRPPEPHFGGLGPHEFGHPEPPFGECGPHGHRPPLSRERLLVVMAESSEGIRQKDLSEKLKIGQSSTSELINKLEDDGYIERRIDESDKRATLLFLTEKGQARATEVADERAAMFEDAFSKLTDDEKKTLSDLLDKLLSE; this is translated from the coding sequence ATGGAAAGCAATATAAATATGGAACTCATGAAAAAGATGATGATATTTACAAGAAAATCGCATGGACACAGACCTCCGGAACCGCCATTTGGTGATCACGGACATCGCCCTCCGGAGCCTCATTTTGGAGGACTGGGACCTCACGAATTCGGGCATCCAGAGCCTCCTTTTGGAGAATGCGGCCCTCATGGACACAGACCACCACTTTCAAGAGAACGTCTTTTGGTTGTAATGGCTGAGAGCTCTGAAGGTATCAGACAGAAAGACCTTTCGGAGAAACTTAAAATAGGGCAGTCTTCAACATCGGAGCTTATAAATAAGCTGGAAGATGACGGTTACATTGAGAGAAGGATAGATGAATCCGATAAGAGGGCAACTCTTCTCTTTCTTACGGAAAAGGGGCAGGCAAGAGCCACAGAAGTAGCTGATGAAAGGGCAGCAATGTTTGAAGATGCCTTTTCCAAGCTTACAGATGATGAAAAGAAAACACTATCAGATCTACTGGATAAGCTGCTGAGCGAATAA
- a CDS encoding GNAT family N-acetyltransferase, which produces MKIKQLRSAEITTIYQERMVHDFIKDELKKLSVILKAVDDGIYECLGLFIESEIIGYAFLVKQGMNFLVDYLAVYPKYRNKGLGSEIIRLLREYMSGAGLIILEVEDPAYTKERDLKELQARRIGFYERNGCIDYGLRVRCFGVPFIILVLENNSIRSKEKLWEMYKAFYGAVFSRDIVEKNIECLGDEEHIEESVKPQPRCIS; this is translated from the coding sequence ATGAAGATAAAGCAGCTTCGAAGCGCTGAGATAACAACTATATATCAGGAACGGATGGTTCACGATTTTATCAAGGATGAGCTTAAAAAGCTTTCGGTCATCCTCAAAGCGGTTGATGATGGAATATATGAGTGTCTGGGACTTTTTATAGAGTCTGAGATAATAGGATATGCATTTCTTGTGAAGCAGGGAATGAACTTTCTTGTAGATTACCTTGCTGTTTATCCTAAGTATAGGAATAAAGGTCTTGGCAGTGAAATCATTAGACTGCTTCGTGAATATATGTCTGGAGCCGGGCTAATTATCCTAGAGGTAGAAGATCCTGCTTATACTAAAGAACGTGATCTTAAAGAGCTTCAGGCAAGGCGCATCGGGTTTTATGAAAGGAACGGATGCATTGATTACGGGCTTCGGGTGAGGTGTTTTGGAGTTCCATTTATCATACTTGTGCTTGAGAATAACAGTATCAGATCCAAAGAAAAGTTGTGGGAGATGTACAAGGCTTTTTACGGTGCGGTTTTTTCAAGGGATATAGTGGAGAAAAATATAGAGTGTTTGGGGGATGAAGAGCATATTGAGGAGAGTGTAAAACCTCAACCAAGATGTATTAGCTGA
- a CDS encoding serine hydrolase encodes MSGPKTIQGEVHDEECYYTMEGISGHAGLFANATDLAKLASVMISGGYGNNAYFTKNTRDLSIAPQVGGQPNYGIGWWREADDKRVWYFGTQSPESTIGHQGWTGTLSMIDFENNMVVVFLTNSINTPIFEPTCIENANQFTGQYYTSSTLGFVMQILYTGINNSESPDKALESLIKDMVNEKCKIIDKAEEDFGKTLSEDHPLKLALKALCEASE; translated from the coding sequence GTGTCAGGACCAAAAACTATTCAGGGGGAAGTTCATGATGAAGAATGCTATTACACCATGGAAGGTATATCAGGGCACGCCGGTCTTTTTGCTAATGCTACAGATCTTGCAAAGCTTGCATCTGTCATGATTAGTGGCGGATATGGCAATAACGCATATTTTACGAAAAATACAAGAGACTTGTCCATAGCTCCTCAGGTTGGAGGTCAGCCAAATTATGGAATTGGCTGGTGGAGAGAGGCTGATGATAAGAGAGTATGGTATTTCGGAACACAGTCTCCGGAGAGTACCATAGGACATCAGGGCTGGACAGGCACTCTCAGCATGATAGATTTTGAAAACAATATGGTTGTGGTATTCCTTACAAATTCAATAAACACACCAATCTTTGAACCTACCTGTATAGAGAACGCCAATCAGTTTACAGGGCAATATTACACATCATCAACCCTGGGCTTTGTTATGCAGATCCTTTATACAGGAATCAATAATTCTGAAAGTCCTGATAAAGCTCTTGAATCGCTTATAAAGGATATGGTAAATGAGAAGTGCAAGATCATAGACAAGGCGGAGGAGGATTTCGGAAAAACGCTTAGTGAGGATCATCCTTTGAAATTAGCCCTTAAGGCTCTTTGTGAGGCTTCAGAATAA
- a CDS encoding serine hydrolase encodes MGIDKKPLELIDRIIQSDIDNGFTSAQLAIIKDGRLVYQNAWGLENSYDQNGNRLRKGTAVTNETLYDLASNTKMYSIAYAIQYLIDKDEITLDTKVVDILGDEFADETLEVDFASFEGNYPGLDTIKEWKRSITVKDLLMHQAGFPDSGHYHNDKYDTINQKLTFDVDNELYVKNANKEKVYSEGICRTPLMNEPRTATRYSDIDYMLLGLMVEKVTGKDLNTFLKETFWNPMGLDHITYNPLDNGFTKDDCAATELRGNTRDGIVDFPGVRTKNYSGGSS; translated from the coding sequence GTGGGTATTGATAAAAAACCGCTCGAGCTAATAGACAGAATTATTCAGTCTGATATAGACAACGGCTTTACCAGTGCTCAACTTGCAATTATCAAAGACGGGAGATTGGTTTATCAGAACGCATGGGGCTTAGAGAATTCCTATGATCAAAATGGGAATAGGCTAAGAAAAGGCACCGCTGTAACAAATGAGACATTGTATGACCTTGCATCAAATACCAAGATGTATTCGATAGCATATGCTATTCAATATCTTATTGATAAGGACGAAATTACGCTGGATACAAAGGTTGTAGATATTTTGGGTGATGAATTTGCTGATGAAACTCTTGAGGTTGATTTTGCAAGCTTTGAAGGTAATTATCCGGGGCTTGATACCATAAAAGAGTGGAAGAGAAGCATTACTGTAAAGGATCTTCTGATGCATCAGGCAGGTTTCCCCGATAGCGGACATTATCATAACGATAAATACGACACCATAAATCAGAAGCTTACTTTTGATGTGGACAATGAGCTATATGTGAAAAATGCGAACAAGGAAAAGGTCTACAGTGAGGGAATATGCCGCACACCGCTTATGAATGAGCCTCGCACGGCGACAAGATATTCCGATATAGATTATATGCTCCTTGGACTGATGGTAGAGAAGGTAACAGGCAAAGATTTAAACACATTTCTTAAAGAGACTTTCTGGAATCCTATGGGACTCGACCATATAACCTACAATCCGCTTGATAACGGTTTTACGAAAGACGACTGCGCAGCAACTGAATTGCGCGGAAATACCAGGGACGGAATCGTAGACTTCCCCGGTGTCAGGACCAAAAACTATTCAGGGGGAAGTTCATGA